In bacterium, the genomic window CCACCAGAGGTCGGCCTTGCGCACCATCGGGTCGATGGGCGGGTACTGCTCGCGCCGCAGCACCGACATCAGGGTCTGGAAGTTGTCGGGCTGCGTGTTGTTGAGGGCCGGGTCGAGGCCGGCGCGGATCAGCAGGATCAGGTGGACGCTCAGGCCGAGCAGGAACACGCCGCAGCCGATCAGGATGAAGGGCTTGCCGCCGAAGGCGCGCGACAGCGCGTAGACCAGCAGCAGGACCAGGCCGCCGAGGATCACGAAGTCGTCCTTGACCATGGTCGAGAGCAGGAACAGGCCGAGACCGGCGCTGACGCCCAGCAGATCCGCCAGGGCGAGCTTGCGCCCGCCCGCCATCAGGATCAGCAGGAAGATGCCGGGGTAGACCAGCAGCGTGCCCAGGTGGAAGCCGACCCCCAGGCCCAGCAGGTAGATGGCGAGGTAGAGCAGGCGGTCGCTGTGCGCTTCGGCCCGCAGGTCGTACCACTTCAGGCCCAGCCAGGTCAGGAAGGCGACGACGAAGGCCGCCAGGCCGTACACCTCGGCCTCGATCGCGTTGTTCCAGTAGGTCTCGCTGAACAGCAGGAACAGCGCGCCCACCACGCCGCCGGCGTGGGGCAGCCACCCGCTGTCGGGGTCGGCGCGCCGGGCGATGTCCTGGATCGTCAGGTAGACGAAGACCAGGGCCAGGGCGCTGAAGAACGCCGACATGAAGTTGACCGCCGCCGCGGTGCCGACCAGCGGCGCGAGCAGGATGTCGAAGAAGCGGCCGACCAGCACGTAGAGCGGCGTGCCCGGCTGGTGCGGGACGCCCATGGTGTGCGCGGTGGTGATGTACTCGCCGCAGTCCCAGAAGCTCAGCGTCGGCGACAGCGTCAGGCAGTAGACGATCGTCGCGAGGACGAAGACGCCCGCCGCGATCAGGAACGTCGGGCGGCGGTACCAGTCGGGTGCCAGCATGGGATTCCTCGGATTCGGGTTCCGGCGCGGACGACTCGCCAATCTAGCACACGGTCCGGGGGGCAACAACCCCGCGGCGACCGGGGTTCCCCCCCGCCGCGGCGGCGTTCAGGCCTCGCCGCGGCCGCGGCGCGGACCGGCCAGGAAGAGCGCGCCGCCCACCAGACTGACCGCGACCATCAACGCGTAGGCCAGGAACTCCATGGCCACCGCGTCGGCCTCGGTCGGCACCACGCCGGCGGCCACGAACAGTTCCGCGGCGGCCAGCTCGCGCACGCCCAGCCCGTTGATGCTCACCGGCAGCGAGACCAGGATGCCCAGCAGGGGCACCAGCACGAACAGCTGCAGGACGCGGCCCGCGTCCAGGGCGAGGCCCAGGCCGAGCCCCACCAGCAGGTGGGTCGACACGCGCATGGCCTGCACGAACAGCGACCAGGCCAGCAGTCGGGCCAGCCAGACAGGCCGCCCCCTGTAGCTCTTGAACTCCGCCAGCATCGTGCCGAGACCGTCGGCGGCCCGGCGCCAGTGCACGGCCGTCAGCGCGCGGACCACCAGCGCCGAGACGCGGCGCGAGAACAGGACGGCGAACGCCAGGGACCAGGCCGCGAGCGCCAGCCACAGCGGCAGCGTCGGCGGCACACGCACGCCCACCGCCGCCGCGGTCGGGACCGCCAGCAGCGCCAGCAAGGTCAACGCCAGCAGGCCCAGCAGCCGGTCCAGCAGGGTCGCCCCCAGCACCGCGGCGGTGCGCCCCTCGCGACGGCCGAGGTCGACGACCTTGTAGGCGTCGCCGCCCACGTTGCCCAGCAGGAAGTTGTTGAAGAACAGCCCGACGAAGCTCAGCCGGACCGCCTCGCCGACGGTCACCCTCAGCCCCGAACAGCGCAGGATCCAGGCCCACTGCAGCGCGCCGCACACCGCCGACAGCGCGAACACGCAACCCGACAGGGCGAGCCAGGGCCAGTGCGGGGCCGCCACGGCCGTGCGCAGGGCCGACCAGGACAGGGGGCGGTAGGCGAACAGGAACACCACCAGCGCGAGGCTGATCCCCGCCTTCAGGATCGTCGCCTGCCGGGGGCGCCTCACGGCCGGCCCCGCCGCGCCGCGACGTCCGCGAAGACGTCCAGGGACTCGCGCACGCAACGCTCCCAGCTGAACGTGCCGGCCCAGGCGCGGGCGGCCGCGCTCATCGCCCGCCAGCGCGCGTCGTCGCGCAGCAGGGCGACGGCGGCGGCGGCCATGGCCCGGTCGTCGCCGTAGGGCACCAGCAGGCCCGTCTCGCCGTCGCGCACCGAGTCGCGCAGTCCCGGCCGGTCGCTCGCGACCGTCGGCAGGCCGCAGGCGGCGGCTTCGATGACGGTCAGCCCCCACCCCTCCTTGGGGCTGGGGTTCAGGAACAGGCGGGCCCGGTGCAGGGTCGCCGCCAGTTCCGCGCCCGGCAGGAAGCCGGCGAACTCGACGTCCCCGCCGAGGCCCAGGCGAGCGGCGACGCGACGCAGCCGGGCCTCGTCCGGCCCGCGTCCCATCACGACGAGCCGCGAACCCGGCACCGCGCGGCGCACGTGCGCGAAGGCGCGCAGCGCCACGTCCACGCTCTTGTAGCGGCGCAGGCGGCTCCACGAGACGAGCAGCGGGGGATCGTCGCGCGGCGGCGGCGCGGGCAGCTCCAGGCGCCGCGCGTCGTTGCCGCAGTACACGGTGCGGATCCGCGCGGCGTCGAGGCCGCGACGCGCGAGGTCGTCGCGGGTCGAGGGGCTGATGACCTCGAAGTCCCGGCCGCGGTAGGCCAGCGGCAGCAGGCGTTCCGCCGCCCAGACGTAGGACGCCACCAGGGGGTTGGCCTCGCGGAAGACCGTGGCCCCGAACAGGTGCGGCACGACCGCGAGCACGGGCACGCGGCCGGCGAACAGCGGCGAGTAGAACGGGACCTTGTTGATGTCCTCGACCAGCAGGTCGTAGCGGCCCTCGCGCAGCAGGCGGCGGCAGACGCCCGGCAGCACGAAGTTGGCCACGGTCCAGTGGCCGCGGCGGTGCACGCGCACGCCGTCGAG contains:
- a CDS encoding lysylphosphatidylglycerol synthase transmembrane domain-containing protein, with amino-acid sequence MRRPRQATILKAGISLALVVFLFAYRPLSWSALRTAVAAPHWPWLALSGCVFALSAVCGALQWAWILRCSGLRVTVGEAVRLSFVGLFFNNFLLGNVGGDAYKVVDLGRREGRTAAVLGATLLDRLLGLLALTLLALLAVPTAAAVGVRVPPTLPLWLALAAWSLAFAVLFSRRVSALVVRALTAVHWRRAADGLGTMLAEFKSYRGRPVWLARLLAWSLFVQAMRVSTHLLVGLGLGLALDAGRVLQLFVLVPLLGILVSLPVSINGLGVRELAAAELFVAAGVVPTEADAVAMEFLAYALMVAVSLVGGALFLAGPRRGRGEA
- a CDS encoding glycosyltransferase — protein: MRILALNWRDVGDPLGGGAELHLHEILKGAVAAGHEVDLVVSGYRGAPPQETLDGVRVHRRGHWTVANFVLPGVCRRLLREGRYDLLVEDINKVPFYSPLFAGRVPVLAVVPHLFGATVFREANPLVASYVWAAERLLPLAYRGRDFEVISPSTRDDLARRGLDAARIRTVYCGNDARRLELPAPPPRDDPPLLVSWSRLRRYKSVDVALRAFAHVRRAVPGSRLVVMGRGPDEARLRRVAARLGLGGDVEFAGFLPGAELAATLHRARLFLNPSPKEGWGLTVIEAAACGLPTVASDRPGLRDSVRDGETGLLVPYGDDRAMAAAAVALLRDDARWRAMSAAARAWAGTFSWERCVRESLDVFADVAARRGRP